The Anomalospiza imberbis isolate Cuckoo-Finch-1a 21T00152 chromosome 27, ASM3175350v1, whole genome shotgun sequence genome segment TGAGCGGCCAGTACTGGCCCGAGGGCGACGAGCTGTACCACGCCGAGCTGGCCGTGCCCGTGCTGCTGGTGCATGGCATGCACGACAAGTTCGTGCCCATCGAGGAGGACCAGAGGATGGCAGAGGTACGGGGGTGCCACCAAACCCTGCCCTGACAGGGGGGCTGGGGACTCTGCCCCCCAAAGTTTGGGGCGGTCATGGATccttggggggtgggggggagcaGGAAAATCCCCTCGTGATCCGAGGGACGCTGCCAGGGGTGGCACGGGGAcgggggcagggacacctcggCATGGGCGGGACGTGGGACACGGGGCACTCTGGCATGGAAATGGGACaatttccactgtcccagggtgctccaagggacactgccagggatggcacagggacagcgacagggacatgggacagggacagcctccactgtcccaggctgctccaagggaCACTGCCAgtgccaggggggcacagggacatgggacagggacagcctccactgtcccaggctgctccaagggaCACTGCCAgtgccaggggggcacagggccatgggacagggacatgggacagggacagcctccactgtcccagggtgctccaagggacatgggacagggacatgggacagggacagtctccactgtcccagggtgctccaagggACACTGCCAGTgccagggatggcacagggacagcggCAGGGGCAGGGACATGGTCATAGGGCACCttggcatgggcagggacagctcccgCTGTCCGTGCCCGGGACATttcctgggaggggacagagtGGCTTTGGAGGGGTGGGGCAAGGCCGGGGCTCATCCTGGCGCTGCCACTCGCGGGGGAGGGGACAGCGTGGCTTTTGGGGGGCTCGTGCCACCTCTTGGGGGGGGTCTCACCGTGTCGCCGGCCACCCGCAGATCCTGCTGATCGCCTTCCTGAAGGTGATCGACGAGGGCAGCCACATGGTGATGCTGGAGTGCCCGGACACGGTGAACACGCTGCTGCACGAGTTCGTGCTCTGGGAGCCCGACACGCCCGCGGCCGACGGCGACACCGACACCAAATGAGGGCCAGCGGCGCGCCGGGACGGCGGCAGCTCCCGCGGGAGAGGCGCAGCGCGGAGCGGGCTCGGCCGTGGGCCCGGTTTGTGTCCCCGGGCCGAGCGAGGAGGCTCCCCCAGGCTGGGACGGCAGCGCCGGGAGACGGAGCGCGGCGAGTGCCCGGGGCCGGGGACAGCGAGGACACGGCTCGGCCGGTCCCCGAGCCCGGCaggacagcggggacacggcTCGGCCGGTCCCCGAGCCCGGACATGTCACAGCCTGTCCCCAACCcgcagggacagcggggacacggcACGGCCGGTCACCAACACCGGACATGCCACAGCTGGTCCCTGGACATGTTACACCCAGTCCCCAACCcgcagggacagcggggacacggcACGGCCGGTCCCCAGCCACCCCCGGCCGTGCCACCCCCGGACACGCCACCCCCGGTCCCCACCCCCGGCGCTGCAGTGGCTTCATCCCGGTTTTTTTTTTGTCGCCGTCGTTGTCATTCCCGCACGCAGCGACAGCCCCGGGGACACCGAGAGGAGGCGGCGACACCAGGAGGACCCGGAGGGTCCCCgcagggatttttggggcggTTTTCGGGAGAATCCAGAGGCTCCTCCGCGTTGGGATTTGTCCGGATTTTGGGGATCCTTGTGGGGTtcggcagctcctgctgggatgaggaggatgaggaggatgaggattCCCGGGATGATGGCACGGCGCCATCCCGCGTGTCCCCGCTGCCACCATCGCTTTTAGGGCAGAGCCCCTCGGGGCCACCCCCGGGCCTTTCCCGCGGCTCCGTCCCCGGGATGCAGCCCCGGAGCTGCGGGGGACAGCAGGACCCCGATTCCCGGGTTCCCGAGGTGATTCCCGGTGATGATTCCCAGTGATGATTCCCGGGTTCCCGACGTGATTCCCGGTGATGATTCCCGGTGATGATTCCCGGGTTCCCGACGTGATTCCAAGGTGGTTCCCGGTGATGATTCCCGAGGTGATTCCGGCGTTCCCGGTGATGATTCCCGGTGATGATTCCCGGGGTTCCCCATAATTCCCGCCCGATCCCAGCCGATCCCACCCCTCGCGTACAAATCCCACCATTCCCGGGAGCCGGGCACGACCGCAGGAGCCACCCGAGGATGTCCCCGGTGCCACCCGCAGTGCCAGGAGGTGCCACCTGtcaccccccaccccgccccgtGCTTTgtctccccctccccaaaattcccgacATTTAAACCAAAGAAGGCGCCGACCCCATGGACACCTCgcccctgtcccttgtccccaccctgccccaCACGGGGCTGGCACCGCACCGAGGGGCTCAGGGGACCCCGAAATGTCCCCACCGATGTCGCCggggtgtcccctgtgccagccccgcCCGCTGCTGTCTCATAATGAGAATTTTACCCctccctggcaccccaaaaccgccgCCAACGCCCCCAGAAACGCCACATCCACACCTGTCCCCTCCGGAGCCTCATTCCTGTCGCGCTGCCACCACCGCTGCCAGCGCTGTGTCCGTGCCAGGGCACCAGTATGGATCCCAGCCCTGTCCGGGTCCGTACTGGGAGCGCGCCGCGGCAGGGACGGGGTCCCAACGTTCCCAGGGAAAGCAGCCCGGAGAGAATTATTGGGGAAAAGCAGAATATCCCCAAAAAATGCCACACCCTGGGGGGCCCGGTGTCACCCCGGGGCACTCAGTGTCACCCCGGAGTGCTCGGTGTCACCTTGGGGTGCCCGGTGTCACCCCCGGGGCACTCAGTGTCACCCTGGCGTGCTCGGTGTCACCCTGGGGGTGCTCGGTGTCACCCTGGGGTGCCCGGTGTCACCCCGGGGCGCTCAGTGTCACCCTGGGCGTGCTCGGTGTCACTTTGGGGTGCCCGGTGTCACCCTGGGGCGCTCGGTGTCACCTTGTGGTGCCTGTTGTCACCCCGGGGCACTCAGTGTCACCCTGGCGTGCTCAGTATCACTTTGGGGTGCCCGGGTGTCACCCCGGGGCGCTCGGTGTCACCCTGGGGTGCTCGGTGTCACCTTGTGGTGCCTGGTGTCACCCCGGGGCTCTCAATGTCACCCTGGGGTGCTCGGTGTCACCTTGGGGTGCTCGGTGTCACGCCGGGGTGCTCGGTGTCACGCCGGGGTGCTGAGGGTGgcccgggggtgtccccaggccgCTCGTGGTGCGGTGCAGGACGGGGACACTCCGGTGCCACTTGGGCCCGGCCGGTGGCCACAGGCCTGGGGGGGCAAGGGGACAAGGGTGGCACCCAGCAGGACTGGGGTCAGCACCCACTGGGACGGGGGGTCAGCCCCGGGACCCCTGACTGCTCTGGGAGGGTTGGGGctgtgggattgggaatgggggatttgggattgggaatggggggatctgggattgggaatgggggagtttgggattgggaatggggatggggggtttgggattgggaatgggggatttggaactggggggatttgggaatggggatggtAAAATGCAATGAGgttttgggattgggaatgagGATTTGGGAATGGGAGTTAGGGAATGAggatgggggatttgggagtgGGAATgaggggctggggatggggatggaagatttgggatggggatggaagATTTGGGACGGGGGTTTGGGAGTGGGGATGGAagatttgggatggggatggaaggtttgggatggggatggaaggtttgggatggggtttgggatggggatggaaggtttgggatggggatggaaggtttgggatggggtttgggagTGGGGATGGaaggtttgggatggggatggaaggtttgggatggggatggaaggtttgggatggggtttgggagTGGGGATGGAaggtttgggatggggttttgggatggggatggaaggtttgggatggggtttgggatggggatggaaggttttgggatggggatggaaggtttgggatggggatggaaggtttgggatgggatttgggatggggatggaaggtttgggatggggatggaaggtttgggatggggtttgggatggggatggaaggtttgggatggggtttgggatggggatggaaggtttgggatggggatggaaggtttgggatggggatggaaggtttgggatggggtttgggatgggggatggaaggtttgggatggggtttgggatggggatgggttGGGGTGACGCCCATCGCTACGGATGACGTCACACGCAGAGCCAAGACGCTCAGCGCCGCCCAGTGGCCAGAACCGGCActgcccagtgccaccagtgccaccagtgccaccagtgccaccagtgtcaccggtgtccccaaaccggcactgcccagtgccaccagtgccacccagtgtccccaaacGGCACTGCCCAGTGCCACCGGTGTCCCCAAACCGGCACTGCCCAGTGCCACCGGTGCcaccagtgtccccaaaccGGCACTGCCCAGTGCCACCGGTGTCCCCAAACCGGCACTGCCCAGTGCCACCGGTGCcaccagtgtccccaaaccggcactgcccagtgccaccggtgtccccaaaccagcactgcccagtgccaccagtgccaccaaaCCGGCACttgcccagtgccaccagtgccaccaaaCCAGCACTGCCCAGTGCCACCGGTGCcaccagtgtccccaaaccGGCACTGCCCAGTGCCACCGGTGTCCCCAAACCAGCACTGCCCAGTGCCACCGGTGCCACCCAGTAGTCCCCAAACCGGCActgcccagtgccaccagtgtccccaaaccGGCACTGCCCAGTGCCACCAATGccaccagtgtcacccagtATCCCCAACCGGCActgcccagtgccaccagtgtccccaaaccGGCACTGCCCAGTGCCACCAATGCcaccagtgtccccaaaccGGCACTGCCCAGTGCCACCGGTGCaaccagtgtcaccccagtgtccccaaaccgGCACTGCCCAGTGCCACCGGCACCATCAACTGCACCTCGATCCCCATGGCCtggaggggacacggggccAGGAGAGGTGACGCCAACCCCACCACCAgccccacaaaaaccccacaactcaAGAAACCTCTCCTCTTTCCCCACCCACACCCATGGCCAGCACCACACCgtgtccccaaggtccccaggACCTCCATCCCGGTGACACAGGGCAGGAGAGGTGACACAGAGACAGGAGAGGTGACACGGGGCCAGGAGAGGTGACACAGAGACAGGAGAGGTGACACGGGGCCAGGAGAGGTGACACAGAGACAGGAGAGGTGACACGGAGACAGGAGAGGTGACACGGAGACAGGAGAGGTGACACGGGGCCAGGAGAGGTGACACAGAGACAGGAGAGGTGACACAGAGGACAGGAGAGGTGACACGGGGCCAGGAGAGGTGACACAGAGACAGGAGAGGTGACACAGAGACAGGAGAGGTGACACGGGGCCAGGAGAGGTGACACAGAGACAGGAGAGGTGACACAGAGACAGGAGAGGTGACGCGGGGCCAGGAGAGGTGAAACGGGGCCAGGAGAGGTGACACGGGACCAGGAGAGGTGACACGGGGCCAGGAGAGGTGACACGGGGCCAGGAGAGGTGACACGGGACCAGGAGAGGTGACACGGGGCCAGGAGAGGTGACACGGGGCCAGGAGAGGTGACCACAGAGACAGGAGAGGTGACACGGGGCCAGGAGAGGTGACACGGGGCCaggagaggtgacacagggacaggagaggTGACACGGGGCCAGGAGAGGTGACACGGGGCCaggagaggtgacacagggCCAGGAGAGGTGACACAGAGACAGGAGAGGTGACACGGGGCCAGGAGAGGTGACACGGGGCCAGGAGAGGTGGACACGGGGCCAGGAGAGGTGACACAGAGACAGGAGAGGTGACACGGGGCCAGGAGAGGTGACACGGGGCCAGGAGAGGTGACACAGAGACAGGAGAGGTGACACAGAGACAGGAGAGGTGACACGGGGCCAGGAGAGGTGACAAAGAGACAGGAGAGGTGACACGGGGCCAGGAGAGGTGACACGGAGACAGGAGAGGTGACACGGAGACAGGAGAGGTGACACAGAGACAGGAGAGGTGACACGGGGCCAGGAGAGGTGACACGGGACCAGGAGAGGTGACACAGAGACAGGAGAGGTGACACGGGGCCAGGAGAGGTGACACAGAGACAGGAGAGGTGACACGGGGCCAGGAGAGGTGACACGGGACCAGGAGAGGTGACACAGAGACAGGAGAGGTGACACGGGGCCAGGAGAGGTGACACAGAGACAGGAGAGGTGACACGGGCCAGGAGAGGTGACACGGGACCAGGAGAGGTGACACGGGGCCAGGAAGGTGACACGGGGCCAGGAGAGGTGACACGGGGCCAGGAGAGGTGACACGGGGCCAGGAGAGGTGACACGGGGCCAGGAGAGGTGACACGGAGCCAGGAGAGGTGACACGGGGCCAGGAGAGGTGACACGGGGCCAGGAGAGGTGACACGGGACCAGGAGAGGTGACACAGAGCCAGGAGAGGTGACACAGAGACaggagaggtgacacagggCCAGGAGAGGTGACACAGAGCCAGGAGAGGTGACACGGGGCCAGGAGAGGTGACACAGAGCCAGGAGAGGTGACACACACGGGGCCAGGAGAGGTGACCCCAGCCCCACCACCCACCCCACAAAAACCACCCGGACGCCACGGATCAGGAAAATTCTCTTTTGCGCCCCCGACGCCACCGCCCCGCGTGCCGGCGGGGCCGTCCCCCGCGCCCGGGCTGTCCCCTCAGACGGTGGCCTCGCTGTCGGGGCTGTCCCCGCCGTCCAGCAGCCCGTAGTGCGCGTGGCTCTGGCAGGGCCGCTGCAGGGGATGCGCCAGCAGCTTGGCCATGCAGTTGTGCAGCTCCAGCGCCGGCCCCGCCAGCGCCACCTCGTACTTGTAGCTGGTGCCTTTGGTGTCCAGGCTGCCGAAAAACCCGAACATGTCCTGgccgggggacacgggggggacaccaggggacacagCGGGGTCACGCCCGGCCCGTTCCGGCCCCGAGATCCCCTCCTCTCGTCCTCTCCTTTCGCCCAAAAACGGCCCCCAAAATTCCGCCCTTTTGTCGCCCCGTTGTTGCGGGTCCCCCACCCCCTCCTAAATcccccccccagatccccccatttctccctaaatccccacatttccccctAAATCCCTCATTTCCCCCTAAatccccacatttccccctaaatccccacatttccccctAAATCCCTCAATTTCCCCCTATATCCCTCAATTTCCACCTAAatcctccatccccaccccaTTTTCCCTTAAACCCCCCCATTCCCACCCAATTTCCCCCTCAatcccccattcccaccccatttccccctaaattcccccaattccccctcaatcccccattcccaccccatttCCCCCTAAATTCCCCCATTTCCACCTAAATCCTCCATTCCCACCCCATTTCCCCCTAAATCccaccccatttccccccttttccccccaaatcctccctttGCCCCCTCACTTCGccatttcccctttccccagcattttccaccccatttccccctttttttttaccccaaCCCACCCCATTCCCCCCTCCAaacccccccttttttcccccatttccccctttttttccccaaaccccccccaaccccctccCCATTCCCACAAAAGGGGgcatttgggggaaaaagaaaatttaaaaaggaaaaacgGGGACAAatgagggaaaaatgggggaatttcgggggggaaatggggggaaaagggaggatttgggggggggattggggaaattggggggatctgggggggatTTGTCCCCTTTCACCTTCCAGCTGCTCTCGTCCTCCTTCTCGTCCAGCCCGTTGTGGATGTAAACGACGTCGAAGAAGAAATAGGggcactgcagcagcttctgGGGGAgaaaggggtttggggggatttggggtgagatTTGGGGGGCTTGAGGTgagatttggggggtttggggtgagatttgggggatttggagtGAGGTTTGGGcggtttggggatttggggaggatgTGGAGTgaggtttgggggatttgggtgaGGTTTGGGGTgaggtttgggggatttggggtgaagtttgggggatttggggtgaggtTTGGGGGGCCTGAGGTGAGCTtttggagggtttggggggatttggggtgagatttggggagtttggggagATTTGTGGGGTTTGAGGTGAGATTTGAGGGATGTTGGGGCAGCACAGGGGGtctgggctggcacaggggatttagggtggcacagggggatttgggctggcacaggggatttagggtggcacaggggatgtgggctggcacaggggatttagggtggcacagggggtgtgggctggcacaggggatttagggtggcacaggggatttagggtggcacagggggtgTGGGCTGGCACGGGGGGTCGGGGGCCCGGACCTTGACGGGCTCGCCCCCGCAGAAGTGTGGCTGGCAGCGCGGGCGCCCGAACACCAGGATGGTTCTGACCACGAAGGGCGGGGGGATGGTCTGGACGTTGTCGGTCACCGGCAGCTCGATCTTCTGCTGGCTGGCACAGGCACGGGGGGCacccacggggacaggggggcgCCCACAGGGTCAGGGTGGCacccacggggacagggggggcACCCACGGGGACAGGGTGGCacccacggggacaggggggcacccacggggacaggggggcgCCCACAGGGTCAGGGTGGCacccacggggacaggggggcacccatggggacaggggggcacccacggggacaggggggcaCCCACGGGGACAGGGTGGCacccacggggacaggggggcacccacggggacaggggggcgCCCACAGGGTCAGGGTGGCacccacggggacaggggggcacccacggggacaggggggcgCCCACAGGGTCAGGGTGGCACCCACGGGGTCAGGGACGGGGTCAGGGTGGCGCCCATGGGCACGGGGACAGAGGGGCACCCACAGGGTCAGGGTGGCACCCACGGGgtcagggacaaggacagggacagggtggcacCCAGGAGGTCAGGGATGGGGTCAGGGAGGGCAtccacggggacagggatggggtcaGGGTGGCACCCATGGGgtcagggacaggacagggatggggacagggtggcACCCACAGGGATAAGGTGGCATCCACAGGATCAGGGTGGTACCCATGGGgtcagggacaaggacagggacagggtggcacCCATGGGGTCAGGGTGGcagccacagggacagggaacagggctCAGGTGCCACCCTCTCCTGGCACCCTCCAACCCCTCCTGCCACCCCCGGAACGTTCCGGAACCCCCCGCTGCTCACATGAGGTTGAAGAGCCCGTCCAGATCTGAACTCGGGGTCAAGGCTGGTCCTGGcacctgtgccacccccagggccacccccagGGCCACCCTGGCACCTCTGACacccccagggccaccaggatcctgtgccacccccagggccacccccaggaccaccctggcacccaggacaccccctgtgccacccccaaGGCCACCCTGGCACCCAGGACACCCCGGTGGCACGGCAGGATACTGAAGGACTGGCACACGACGGTGTCCAGGTCGTAGAGGCAGCTGCAAACCTCGCGCGGGTCCGACGTGAACCCCGAGAGCTGCCGAGGGCACCGGGCTGGCACCGGCCCTGTGCCCACCCTGTGCCTTGTCACCACCCCTGTGCCCACCCCcatgtccctccctgtcccttgtgcccctccctgtccctgtccccatccctgtccccgtccttGTCCCCACCCTTTGTCCCTCCTTGTCCCATGTGCCCATCCCTTtgccctgtccccacccctgccccttgtccccatccctgtcccctctgccagTTCCCCGTgccccctccatgtccctccctgtcccccatgcccatccctgtccccaccccgtGCCCATCCCCTCCTggcacccccagacccctgtccccatccccatgtccctcaTCCCCACCCATCCCTTGTCCctgccccctgtccccatccctgtcccctctgccagttccccgtgcccatccctgtgtccctccctgtccctgtccccatccctgtccccatccctgtccccatccctgtcccccaccCAGGTGGCGTCGTTGTTCACCACCACCAGGGCGAACTCGTGGCTTTTGTCGATTTTGTGTTTGGTCCTGACGAACATCTCGATCATCTTCTGTGCCACCGTCAGGGCATTGCTGCGGGTCCTGCGCGGGCACGGCGCGTGGGCACCCCGAAGGACACACCCAAAGAACAaccctggcaccccaaaaaccccaaaaaaacacacccggcaccccaaaaaccccaaagaacacaccccaaaaaccccaaagaacacacccggcaccccaaaaaccccaaagaacaCACCCCAAAGAACACACCCCAAAGaacacaccccaaaaaccccaaagaacaCAAccggcaccccaaaaaccccaaagaacacaccccaaaaaacacacccggcaccccaaaaaccccaaagaacacaccccaaaaaccccaaaaaccccaaaaccacacctggcatcccaaaaaacaccacaaaccccaaaaaacacaccTGGCACCAATAGGCACCAagtccccgtccccatccctgaccctgtccccgttcccgtccctgtccccgtccccgtccccgtccctgACCCGTTGAAGGACTCCAGTTTGGGCACTGCCATCTCCTCAGCCAGGTCCAGGCAGATGATCTGGGGTGGGGGGACACGGCTGAGACCCCCGAgtgtccccagggaccccaaagtgtccccagggcccCTCCTGCACCCCCCGGAGAATCCCCCAGTATCCCCGCGAGagctcccagtatcccccagtccCCCAAATTCCTCTTCCAGTCTCCCCCAAtcccccccaatcccctcccagtcccccccaatcccctcccagtcccccaaatcccctctccagtcccccccaatcccccccagtccctcccag includes the following:
- the BABAM1 gene encoding BRISC and BRCA1-A complex member 1 isoform X2, coding for MDTPEPGSAAEDEEEKVPEVRPRTRSNPEGAEDRAPSGPGGAAAGNRGEAAGNRGEAAGNRSEGEGEAASAGHSPQGGPGQPGTAWHGPGGAQHGEVTVRTPRVNCPEKVIICLDLAEEMAVPKLESFNGTRSNALTVAQKMIEMFVRTKHKIDKSHEFALVVVNNDATWLSGFTSDPREVCSCLYDLDTVVCQSFNLDGLFNLIQQKIELPVTDNVQTIPPPFVVRTILVFGRPRCQPHFCGGEPVKLLQCPYFFFDVVYIHNGLDEKEDESSWKDMFGFFGSLDTKGTSYKYEVALAGPALELHNCMAKLLAHPLQRPCQSHAHYGLLDGGDSPDSEATV
- the BABAM1 gene encoding BRISC and BRCA1-A complex member 1 isoform X1; translation: MDTPEPGSAAEDEEEKVPEVRPRTRSNPEGAEDRAPSGPGGAAAGNRGEAAGNRGEAAGNRSEGEGEAASAGHSPQGGPGQPGTAWHGPGGAQHGEVTVRTPRVNCPEKVIICLDLAEEMAVPKLESFNGTRSNALTVAQKMIEMFVRTKHKIDKSHEFALVVVNNDATWLSGFTSDPREVCSCLYDLDTVVCQSFNLDGLFNLIQQKIELPVTDNVQTIPPPFVVRTILVFGRPRCQPHFCGGEPVKKLLQCPYFFFDVVYIHNGLDEKEDESSWKDMFGFFGSLDTKGTSYKYEVALAGPALELHNCMAKLLAHPLQRPCQSHAHYGLLDGGDSPDSEATV